Proteins found in one Chaetodon auriga isolate fChaAug3 chromosome 12, fChaAug3.hap1, whole genome shotgun sequence genomic segment:
- the lrrc8da gene encoding volume-regulated anion channel subunit LRRC8D has translation MMFTLTEVASLNDIQPTYRILKPWWDVFMDYLGLVMLMLAIFAMTMQITKDQVACLPCLEDPEEVSGAKPNSFPSQTAEAATSSAAAGAPVVTSIPLVTKDLPDEVVHDIHVTHQHTSVLAEKYVNQPQPTGVKTNLDYQQYNFINQICYHVALPWYSKYFPYLTLIHTLVLMVSSNFWFKYPKTSSKIEHFVSILGRCFESPWTTKALSETACEDSEENKQRLTGTSSAPKQVSLEGKDEGTNANSSTPMLGVKFSADKPIAEAPSSMTILDKKDGEQAKALFEKVRKFRAHVEDSDFIYKLYVAQTIVKTVKFILILSYTSTFLAKINFKHDCEPDIKQLTGYRKFFCTHNMAFMLNKLLISYMALILIYGMACLYSLFWVFRRPLKEYSFEKVREESSFSDIPDVKNDFAFLLHMVDQYDQLYSKRFGVFLSEVSENKLREISLNHEWTFEKLRQLVTRNAQDQQELHLFMLSGLPNAVFDLTDLEVLKLELIPEVRFSAKVSQMTSLQELHLCHCPAKVEQTGFAFLRDHLRCLHVKFTDVAEIPTWVYLLRSLRELNLIGNLSSENNKMIGLESMRDLRHLKTLCLKSNLTKMPTNITELSPHLIKLVVHNDGTKLLVLNSLKKMINLIELELHSCELERIPHAIFSLTNLQELDLKSNNIRTIEEIISFQHLKRLTCLKLWHNKIITIPSSIGQVKSLESLHLSHNKLESLPPALFTLPKLRHLDVGHNSITVLPPDVGLLHNLQHLAINSNKLEVLPKPLFRCTKLKVLCLGNNALTMLPETLGQLVQLTQLELRGNCLDRLPAQLGNCRMLRKNGLVVEDHLFDALPVEVKESISQETNAPFTSGL, from the exons A TGATGTTCACACTCACCGAGGTTGCATCCTTGAACGACATCCAGCCGACGTACCGCATTCTAAAGCCATGGTGGGATGTCTTTATGGACTACCTGGGCCTGGTCATGCTCATGTTGGCCATATTCGCAATGACCATGCAGATTACCAAGGACCAGGTGGCTTGCCTTCCCTGTCTGGAGGACCCAGAGGAGGTCTCAGGAGCCAAACCTAACTCGTTCCCATCgcagacagcagaggcagcaacctcatcagcagctgctggcgCCCCCGTGGTAACCTCAATCCCTCTGGTCACTAAGGACTTACCAGACGAAGTTGTCCATGATATCCATGTCACACATCAACACACTTCTGTGCTGGCGGAGAAATATGTCAATCAACCTCAACCAACAGGGGTCAAGACCAACCTGGACTATCAACAGTATAACTTTATCAACCAAATTTGTTACCATGTTGCCTTGCCCTGGTATTCCAAGTACTTCCCATACCTCACCCTCATCCACACCCTTGTTCTCATGGTCAGTAGCAATTTCTGGTTCAAATACCCCAAAACGAGCTCAAAGATTGAGCATTTTGTGTCTATTCTGGGTAGATGTTTTGAGTCTCCCTGGACTACAAAGGCTTTGTCTGAAACGGCTTGTGAGGACTCTGAGGAGAACAAACAGAGGTTGACCGGCACCTCCTCAGCACCGAAGCAGGTATCTTTAGAAGGGAAGGATGAGGGCACAAATGCCAACTCGTCCACGCCCATGCTTGGGGTGAAGTTCTCTGCAGACAAGCCCATTGCAGAGGCCCCAAGTAGTATGACAATCCTGGACAAAAAAGATGGAGAGCAGGCCAAAGCCCTATttgagaaagtgagaaaattcAGAGCTCATGTGGAGGACAGTGATTTCATCTACAAGCTCTATGTAGCCCAGACCATTGTCAAAACTGTCAAGTTTATTTTGATATTGTCCTACACTTCGACCTTTTTGGCAAAAATAAATTTTAAGCATGATTGTGAACCTGATATTAAACAGTTAACAGGCTACAGAAAGTTCTTCTGTACACACAACATGGCGTTCATGCTAAACAAGCTGCTGATCAGCTATATGGCTTTGATTTTGATCTATGGGATGGCGTGCTTGTACTCTCTCTTCTGGGTGTTCCGACGACCCCTAAAAGAGTACTCATTTGAGAAGGTCCgagaagagagcagcttcagtgacattCCTGATGTCAAAAATGACTTTGCATTCCTCTTACACATGGTTGACCAATATGACCAACTCTACTCCAAGCGTTTTGGTGTCTTCTTGTCTGAGGTCAGTGAAAACAAGCTGAGAGAGATCAGCCTCAATCACGAGTGGACCTTTGAAAAACTAAGGCAGCTGGTGACCCGTAACGCACAGGACCAGCAGGAGCTGCACCTCTTCATGCTCTCTGGTCTCCCAAATGCAGTGTTTGACCTGACAGACTTGGAAGTGCTGAAACTGGAGCTGATTCCTGAGGTGAGATTCTCTGCAAAGGTCTCCCAAATGACcagcctgcaggagctgcaTTTGTGCCACTGTCCGGCCAAAGTAGAGCAGACGGGTTTTGCTTTCCTCCGGGACCATCTGCGTTGCCTTCATGTCAAGTTCACTGATGTTGCTGAGATCCCGACGTGGGTTTATTTGCTGAGGAGTTTGAGGGAGCTTAACCTAATCGGCAACTTGAGctcagaaaataacaaaatgatcGGTCTAGAGTCCATGCGAGATCTgagacatttaaagacattaTGCTTGAAGAGCAACCTCACAAAAATGCccacaaacatcacagagctgtcTCCACATCTGATTAAGTTAGTGGTGCACAACGATGGTACAAAACTGCTGGTACTAAATAGCCTGAAGAAAATGATAAATCTCATTGAACTGGAGCTGCACAGCTGCGAGCTGGAAAGGATTCCCCACGCTATTTTCAGCTTGACCAACTTACAGGAACTTGACCTGAAATCAAACAACATTCGAACCATCGAGGAGATCATCAGCTTCCAGCACCTGAAGAGGCTGACGTGTCTTAAACTGTGGCACAACAAAATTATCACCATCCCATCCTCCATCGGCCAGGTCAAGTCACTGGagtctctccacctctctcacaATAAACTCGAGTCCCTGCCTCCAGCCTTGTTCACTCTGCCCAAACTGCGGCACTTGGACGTGGGCCACAACTCCATCACAGTGCTCCCTCCAGATGTGGGTCTCCTCCACAACCTCCAGCACTTAGCCATCAACTCCAACAAACTGGAGGTGCTGCCCAAACCTCTGTTCAGATGCACCAAGCTCAAGGTGCTGTGTCTGGGGAACAATGCGCTCACCATGCTGCCAGAGACGCTGGGTCAACTGGTCCAACTCACTcagctggagctgagaggaaactgtCTGGACAGACTGCCCGCCCAGCTAGGAAACTGCCGCATGCTGCGCAAAAACGGCCTGGTTGTGGAGGACCATCTCTTCGACGCACTGCCTGTGGAAGTTAAGGAGAGCATCAGCCAAGAGACCAACGCACCCTTTACGAGTGGCTTATAG